The Methanofollis sp. UBA420 genome contains a region encoding:
- a CDS encoding signal peptidase I: MHPLAGRACTVLLVVAALVVVAAVLAGWQVEVVLSGSMEPAIPVGGVVVTAPVSPEDVRAGDIITFSSGGHHVTHRVTAVVEGPTAGFITRGDANEDADPVPVAAGDVVGRALFSLPFLGYLAVFVRTPAGFFLTLLVPGLVLVALEVQTLRGKRSEREG; this comes from the coding sequence ATGCACCCCCTTGCCGGAAGGGCCTGCACGGTCCTCCTTGTCGTAGCCGCCCTCGTCGTCGTCGCCGCAGTCCTTGCGGGCTGGCAGGTCGAGGTCGTGCTCTCCGGGAGCATGGAACCGGCAATCCCGGTCGGCGGGGTGGTGGTGACCGCCCCTGTCTCCCCAGAGGATGTGCGGGCAGGCGACATCATCACCTTCAGCTCGGGCGGGCACCATGTCACCCACCGGGTGACCGCGGTGGTGGAGGGGCCGACGGCCGGTTTCATCACCCGCGGCGACGCCAACGAGGACGCAGACCCCGTGCCGGTAGCGGCCGGGGACGTCGTCGGCAGGGCCCTCTTCTCCCTCCCCTTCCTTGGTTACCTTGCCGTCTTCGTCAGGACGCCGGCCGGGTTCTTCCTCACTCTCCTCGTCCCCGGCCTCGTCCTTGTCGCCCTGGAGGTGCAGACCCTCAGGGGAAAACGCAGCGAGAGGGAGGGATAA
- a CDS encoding gamma carbonic anhydrase family protein codes for MNHNLRIGDEVFIAENATLLGDVTIGDRSGVWFGAVLRGDRDRIVVGADSNVQDNATVHGSTGHPTLIGDRVSIGHGAIVHGCTISDEVLVGMGAIVMNGAVVGEGSIIGAGAVVTEGKVIPPGSVVLGVPGKIVKEVDEAQREHIRENAKVYVEMAGRYRRG; via the coding sequence ATGAACCACAATCTGCGCATCGGCGATGAGGTCTTCATTGCGGAAAACGCCACCCTGCTCGGCGACGTCACTATCGGCGACCGTTCCGGCGTCTGGTTCGGCGCCGTGCTGCGCGGCGACCGCGACCGGATCGTCGTCGGCGCCGACTCCAATGTCCAGGACAATGCCACCGTCCATGGCAGCACCGGCCACCCGACCCTCATCGGCGACCGGGTCTCCATCGGCCACGGCGCAATCGTCCACGGCTGCACCATCTCCGACGAGGTGCTCGTGGGCATGGGCGCGATCGTGATGAACGGCGCGGTCGTCGGCGAGGGCTCGATCATCGGCGCAGGTGCCGTGGTCACCGAAGGGAAGGTCATCCCGCCGGGCTCGGTCGTGCTCGGCGTCCCGGGCAAGATCGTCAAGGAGGTCGACGAAGCGCAGCGCGAGCACATCAGAGAGAACGCGAAAGTCTACGTCGAGATGGCCGGGAGGTACAGGCGTGGCTGA
- a CDS encoding 50S ribosomal protein L15e, whose protein sequence is MAKSMYAYVREAWRNPDATEVKALLWERMQTWRREGAVVRLVRPTRIDRAHSLGYKAKQGVIVVRARIRRGGRRKSRYIRGRRTARMGMRRITAGKSIQRIAEERASKKYRNMEVLNSYWVGEDGRNKWYEIILVDGSHPSVMSDPQLAWVGQANQRGRAERGKTMAGRKGRGQRHKGTGTEKTRPSIRSNANKGK, encoded by the coding sequence ATGGCAAAGTCAATGTATGCCTACGTTCGTGAGGCATGGAGAAACCCCGACGCCACCGAGGTCAAGGCGCTCCTCTGGGAGCGGATGCAGACCTGGAGGCGCGAGGGTGCAGTCGTGCGGCTCGTTCGCCCGACCAGGATCGACCGTGCACACTCCCTCGGCTACAAGGCCAAGCAGGGTGTCATCGTTGTGCGGGCACGTATCCGCAGGGGCGGCAGGAGGAAGTCCAGGTACATCCGCGGTCGCAGGACCGCCAGGATGGGCATGCGCCGGATCACCGCTGGCAAGAGCATCCAGCGGATCGCCGAGGAGCGTGCCTCCAAGAAGTACCGGAACATGGAAGTCCTCAACTCGTACTGGGTCGGCGAAGACGGCCGCAACAAGTGGTACGAGATCATCCTCGTCGACGGTAGCCACCCGTCCGTGATGAGCGACCCGCAGCTCGCATGGGTCGGCCAGGCGAACCAGCGCGGCCGTGCCGAACGCGGCAAGACGATGGCCGGACGGAAGGGCCGTGGCCAGAGGCACAAGGGCACGGGCACCGAGAAGACCCGCCCGAGCATCCGGTCCAACGCGAACAAAGGAAAGTAA
- a CDS encoding tRNA (adenine-N1)-methyltransferase produces the protein MIQEGERLILVSATREYYVSAGEGTLSTDLGILKLDTLVGAAYGDVVATHLGTEFVIRRPRATDFFTHAARTGAPMLPKDIGMVIAYTGMNSRDTVLDAGTGSGIAAIYFGGVAGHVVSCEVRPEFAKKAEKNIRDAGLDNVEVRACDVLEVEGEFDVVHLDLGITPAHIAHARTLLRSGGYLACYTPFIEQMMQAYDEASRLFSEVHTYECMEREMTRSARGTRPSTRVGHSGYITIARG, from the coding sequence ATGATCCAGGAAGGGGAGCGTCTCATCCTCGTCTCCGCGACGAGGGAATATTATGTCTCTGCAGGGGAGGGCACCCTCTCCACCGACCTCGGCATCCTGAAGCTCGACACCCTCGTCGGGGCGGCGTACGGCGACGTCGTCGCCACCCACCTGGGCACCGAGTTCGTGATCAGGCGGCCGCGGGCGACCGACTTTTTCACCCATGCCGCAAGGACAGGCGCCCCGATGCTCCCGAAGGACATCGGCATGGTCATCGCCTACACGGGCATGAACAGCAGGGACACCGTCCTCGACGCCGGCACAGGGAGCGGCATCGCCGCGATCTATTTCGGCGGCGTCGCGGGGCATGTCGTCAGCTGCGAGGTGCGGCCCGAGTTCGCAAAGAAGGCCGAGAAAAATATCAGGGACGCGGGCCTCGACAATGTCGAAGTGCGGGCCTGCGACGTCCTCGAGGTGGAGGGCGAGTTCGACGTCGTCCACCTGGACCTCGGGATCACGCCGGCGCACATCGCCCATGCGCGGACCCTGCTGCGGTCAGGCGGCTACCTGGCCTGTTACACCCCCTTCATCGAGCAGATGATGCAGGCCTATGACGAGGCATCGCGCCTTTTTTCCGAGGTGCATACCTATGAGTGCATGGAGAGGGAGATGACGCGGAGCGCCCGCGGCACCAGGCCGTCGACGCGGGTCGGGCACTCCGGGTACATCACCATTGCACGGGGGTAA
- a CDS encoding NAD(P)H-hydrate dehydratase, protein MFEDLREFCETGVITPERMRAVDRNSMALGVSGLQLMEAAGLAIVAAVRESSPSRVLVLCGRRNNGGDGLVVARHLQDSEVDVVCPAYGSATPDFLAQLAALRACPAALHEVRVPADVEALSPLFARADLIVDAMLGTGALGVPREPLLSMVGLMNASAARVVAVDVPTPGARSDLIVTFHRPKEAGGRVAEIGIPLAAEICTGPGDLLCLRPKGPSAHKGAGGEVLVVGGGPYQGAPFLAGMAALRAGADIVRVASPAYVENPDLIHVPLFGRAIGDEHLAALVPLAERADVVLCGNGLGTESHDVVTALARHAKRLVLDADALRPPLPAGPETVYTPHAAEFVRAFGRPLPSSLRDRARTVRGAVPEGAAVLLKGAVDIISDGQRVRFNRTGCPAMTVGGTGDVLAGLAAGLFCRLPAFDAACVAAYANGLAGEAAAAGRDAGMTATEMLARIPEVLYG, encoded by the coding sequence ATGTTTGAGGATCTGAGGGAGTTCTGCGAGACGGGCGTGATCACGCCCGAGCGGATGCGTGCGGTGGACAGGAACAGCATGGCCCTCGGCGTCTCCGGTCTCCAGTTGATGGAGGCGGCCGGCCTCGCGATCGTTGCGGCGGTGCGGGAGTCCTCGCCGTCGCGGGTGCTCGTCCTCTGCGGGCGGCGGAACAATGGCGGCGACGGCCTCGTCGTCGCCCGCCACCTCCAGGACTCTGAGGTGGACGTGGTCTGTCCGGCATACGGCTCCGCTACCCCTGACTTCCTTGCCCAGCTCGCCGCCCTCCGCGCCTGCCCGGCCGCCCTCCACGAGGTGCGCGTGCCGGCCGACGTGGAGGCCCTCTCCCCCCTCTTCGCGAGGGCCGACCTGATCGTCGACGCCATGCTCGGCACCGGGGCCCTGGGCGTGCCGCGGGAGCCCCTGCTCTCGATGGTCGGGCTCATGAACGCGAGCGCGGCCCGCGTGGTGGCGGTCGACGTGCCGACGCCCGGGGCGCGTTCAGATCTGATCGTCACCTTCCACCGCCCGAAGGAGGCGGGCGGCCGGGTGGCGGAGATCGGCATCCCCCTTGCAGCCGAGATCTGCACCGGCCCCGGCGACCTCCTCTGCCTGCGGCCGAAGGGGCCTTCAGCCCACAAGGGGGCCGGCGGCGAGGTGCTTGTCGTCGGCGGCGGGCCGTACCAGGGCGCCCCCTTCCTCGCCGGCATGGCCGCGCTCAGGGCCGGTGCCGACATCGTGCGTGTCGCCTCCCCCGCGTACGTGGAGAACCCCGACCTCATCCACGTCCCCCTATTCGGTCGGGCGATTGGCGACGAGCACCTCGCCGCTCTCGTCCCCCTCGCGGAGAGGGCCGACGTCGTCCTCTGTGGGAACGGCCTCGGCACGGAGAGCCACGACGTGGTGACGGCCCTCGCCCGGCATGCGAAAAGGCTCGTCCTCGACGCCGACGCCCTCCGCCCTCCCCTCCCCGCGGGGCCGGAGACGGTCTACACCCCCCATGCCGCAGAGTTTGTCAGGGCCTTCGGCCGCCCCCTCCCCTCATCCTTGCGTGACCGCGCCCGGACCGTGCGCGGGGCCGTGCCCGAGGGCGCCGCTGTCCTCCTGAAAGGTGCCGTCGACATCATCTCTGACGGCCAGCGGGTCCGCTTCAACAGGACGGGCTGCCCCGCGATGACAGTCGGCGGGACAGGTGACGTCCTCGCCGGGCTTGCGGCCGGCCTCTTCTGCCGCCTCCCGGCCTTCGACGCCGCATGCGTCGCGGCCTATGCGAACGGCCTCGCCGGCGAGGCAGCGGCCGCCGGGCGGGACGCCGGCATGACCGCAACAGAAATGCTCGCCCGCATTCCAGAGGTACTGTATGGTTGA
- a CDS encoding phosphopantetheine adenylyltransferase, with protein MKIMVGGTFSPLHAGHKKLISRSFELAGPEGTVIIGLSSDTFAGRKSHPVMSYDERKAALERYVQGLPAGVRWEVEELNDRYGSALETDFDILVVSEETLPVALEINKLRRAKGKRMVEIHQIACVLAEDNRWISSTRIIRGEIDEAGHLMR; from the coding sequence ATGAAGATTATGGTCGGGGGCACCTTCTCCCCCCTGCACGCGGGACACAAGAAACTGATATCGCGTTCTTTTGAACTTGCAGGCCCGGAAGGGACCGTGATCATCGGCCTCTCCTCCGACACCTTCGCGGGGAGGAAGAGTCATCCCGTGATGTCGTACGACGAGAGGAAGGCGGCGCTGGAGAGGTACGTGCAGGGCCTCCCCGCAGGGGTGAGGTGGGAGGTCGAGGAGTTGAACGACAGGTACGGCTCGGCCCTAGAGACCGACTTCGACATCCTGGTCGTCTCCGAGGAGACCCTGCCGGTGGCCCTGGAGATCAACAAGCTCCGCCGGGCGAAGGGGAAGAGGATGGTCGAGATCCACCAGATTGCCTGCGTGCTCGCGGAGGACAACCGCTGGATCTCCTCGACCCGGATCATCAGGGGCGAGATCGACGAGGCCGGGCACCTGATGCGGTGA
- a CDS encoding nascent polypeptide-associated complex protein, translated as MFPGGKINPKKMKQMMKQLGMEIEQLEDVKRVIIETGKGNYVFDEVEVVATIMQGATTYQINGEARFEPAALEIPEDDVKLVMEQTGTTAAAAREALAATGGDIAEAILRLTGA; from the coding sequence GTGTTTCCAGGCGGTAAGATCAATCCGAAAAAGATGAAGCAGATGATGAAGCAGCTCGGCATGGAGATCGAGCAGCTTGAAGACGTGAAGAGGGTCATCATCGAGACTGGCAAGGGGAACTATGTCTTCGACGAGGTCGAAGTCGTCGCCACGATCATGCAGGGTGCCACCACCTACCAGATCAATGGCGAGGCGAGGTTCGAGCCCGCTGCCCTTGAGATCCCGGAAGACGACGTGAAACTGGTGATGGAGCAGACCGGCACCACGGCCGCCGCCGCCCGGGAGGCGCTCGCCGCCACCGGCGGAGACATCGCCGAGGCGATCCTGCGTCTGACAGGCGCATGA
- a CDS encoding Rpp14/Pop5 family protein — protein MKVRPPTLRTKRRYLLVRVLPPWQETAEKALYLAVADAVTSLFGDARAAVIQPAVLSREGEHAILRCQRGTEGDLALACSTVTAVGDARIALRTVAVSGTIAALKRRLQEGGPRKEPESVTYGEKESPAFRYGRHKVDVLQEGIKKQSRVFLTDHEREEI, from the coding sequence ATGAAGGTGCGGCCGCCGACCCTCAGGACGAAGAGGCGGTACCTGCTCGTGCGGGTCCTCCCGCCCTGGCAGGAGACCGCGGAAAAGGCGCTGTACCTGGCTGTCGCCGATGCGGTGACCTCCCTGTTCGGCGACGCCCGTGCCGCCGTGATCCAGCCTGCCGTCCTCTCCCGCGAGGGGGAACACGCCATCCTCCGCTGCCAGCGGGGGACAGAGGGCGACCTCGCCCTCGCGTGCTCGACCGTCACCGCGGTCGGGGACGCGAGAATCGCCCTCAGGACAGTGGCGGTTTCCGGGACGATCGCCGCGCTCAAGAGGCGACTTCAGGAGGGGGGTCCCCGGAAGGAACCGGAATCGGTCACCTACGGGGAAAAGGAGTCACCGGCCTTCAGGTACGGACGGCACAAGGTTGATGTACTACAAGAGGGTATTAAAAAGCAGAGCAGAGTCTTTTTGACAGATCATGAAAGAGAGGAGATCTAA
- a CDS encoding PUA domain-containing protein, which yields MSTSASRDSAERQVRAIADFQFGKGAGEALFQPGCRIVRSKTRRVRQVMLGDERIVTVRAQDGRFTLGITGARLLAQALPAPAYRVVIADEVADFVADGKNAFAKHIVTADTGIRAGDEVIVVSGEDEVIATGQALLSGREMVAFDYGVAVKVRKGGK from the coding sequence GTGTCAACCAGTGCATCAAGAGACAGCGCGGAGCGGCAGGTCAGGGCGATTGCTGACTTCCAGTTCGGAAAAGGAGCCGGAGAGGCGCTTTTCCAGCCAGGCTGCCGCATCGTCAGGTCGAAAACGCGGCGTGTCAGGCAGGTGATGCTCGGGGACGAGCGTATCGTCACCGTCCGCGCCCAGGACGGGCGGTTCACCCTCGGCATCACAGGCGCCCGCCTGCTTGCGCAGGCGCTCCCTGCGCCCGCATACCGCGTCGTGATCGCGGACGAGGTCGCCGATTTCGTCGCCGACGGGAAGAACGCCTTTGCCAAACACATCGTCACAGCGGATACCGGCATCAGGGCCGGCGACGAGGTGATCGTCGTGTCCGGGGAGGACGAGGTGATCGCCACCGGCCAGGCACTCCTCTCGGGCAGAGAAATGGTGGCATTTGATTATGGAGTAGCGGTAAAAGTTAGGAAAGGAGGAAAGTAA
- a CDS encoding DHH family phosphoesterase codes for MSLERDVSAAARRIREADRVTVISHIDADGITSLSILMQAITRAGIEAAPVFVRQLEPLMMHHVPQDDTLKVFSDLGAGQQNLLEEHGLAEDRVVIIDHHVSQDVKTPYMQVNALPYGHTKFSAAGAAYLVARAIDDDTHDLAKLAVIGNVGDMMAREDCGLIGPARAIAEDGIEYGNVEAQRDLNCYGISTRPLNLCLAYTDDPFIEGITNNPAGARRLLASLGIPERTREGRWRVWDDLDDAEKQAVCSALAEQIVAHGGDAGRLCAEVYLFPDEAGGTALHNASEFSTLLNACGRWARPAVGSAICAGDRAAALREAGQMLTQHRATIREILTYILTTGVQELDAIQYLHVGDRFPDTIVGIGAGMALSKLGREKPILIMCTLPDDPTLTKVSMRADDRMVGAGIDLQAALIEAAGPFGGAAGGHAIAAGAYIPKTAEQEFVYRVNQCIKRQRGAAGQGDC; via the coding sequence ATGAGTCTAGAGAGGGATGTATCAGCGGCCGCCAGACGGATCCGCGAGGCCGACCGGGTGACGGTCATCTCGCACATCGACGCCGACGGCATCACCAGCCTCTCGATCCTGATGCAGGCGATCACCCGCGCCGGGATCGAGGCGGCGCCCGTCTTCGTGCGGCAACTTGAGCCGCTGATGATGCACCACGTCCCGCAGGACGACACACTGAAGGTCTTCTCCGACCTCGGGGCCGGGCAGCAGAACCTCCTGGAGGAGCACGGCCTTGCCGAAGACAGGGTCGTGATCATCGATCACCACGTCTCGCAGGACGTAAAGACCCCGTACATGCAGGTGAACGCCCTGCCGTACGGCCACACGAAGTTCTCGGCCGCGGGGGCGGCGTACCTCGTCGCCCGGGCCATCGACGACGACACCCACGACCTCGCAAAGCTTGCCGTGATCGGGAATGTCGGCGACATGATGGCCAGGGAGGACTGCGGGCTCATCGGGCCGGCACGGGCGATCGCCGAGGACGGGATCGAGTACGGGAATGTCGAGGCACAGCGCGACCTCAACTGCTACGGCATCTCCACCCGCCCCCTGAACCTCTGCCTCGCCTACACCGACGACCCCTTCATCGAGGGGATCACCAACAACCCGGCAGGGGCGCGGAGGCTCCTTGCGTCCCTCGGCATCCCGGAGAGGACGCGGGAAGGGCGGTGGCGGGTCTGGGATGACCTGGACGACGCCGAGAAGCAGGCGGTCTGCTCGGCCCTCGCGGAGCAGATCGTCGCCCACGGCGGCGACGCCGGGAGACTCTGCGCCGAGGTCTACCTCTTCCCCGACGAGGCCGGGGGGACGGCCCTGCACAATGCCTCCGAGTTCTCGACCCTCCTCAATGCCTGCGGCAGGTGGGCCCGCCCCGCGGTCGGGAGCGCGATCTGCGCGGGCGACCGGGCCGCCGCCCTCAGGGAGGCCGGGCAGATGCTCACCCAGCACAGGGCAACAATCCGGGAGATCCTCACCTATATCCTCACCACCGGCGTCCAGGAACTCGACGCCATCCAGTACCTCCATGTCGGGGACAGGTTCCCCGACACCATCGTCGGAATCGGCGCAGGCATGGCCCTCTCGAAGCTCGGCCGCGAGAAACCGATCCTCATCATGTGTACCCTCCCCGACGATCCCACCCTCACCAAGGTCTCCATGCGGGCCGACGACCGGATGGTCGGGGCCGGCATCGACCTTCAGGCGGCCCTCATCGAGGCCGCCGGGCCCTTCGGCGGGGCGGCAGGGGGGCACGCCATCGCCGCGGGGGCATATATCCCGAAAACAGCAGAACAGGAGTTTGTATACCGTGTCAACCAGTGCATCAAGAGACAGCGCGGAGCGGCAGGTCAGGGCGATTGCTGA
- the pyrI gene encoding aspartate carbamoyltransferase regulatory subunit — protein MSGPPKSLQISPIRNGTVIDHIPAGEAFNVLRILGITRATKETLSIATNVASGKAGRKDIVKIENRELKKEEVDRIALIAPQATINIIRNYLVFDKKGVEIPKLLHGVVKCPNPGCISNTNEPIQSRFEVTKKGLHCLYCDWYLTEDIAGHII, from the coding sequence ATGAGCGGACCGCCGAAGAGCCTCCAGATCAGCCCGATCAGGAACGGCACGGTGATCGACCACATCCCGGCGGGCGAGGCCTTCAACGTCCTGCGGATCCTCGGGATCACCAGGGCGACGAAGGAAACCCTCTCCATCGCCACGAACGTGGCGAGCGGCAAGGCCGGGAGAAAGGACATCGTCAAGATCGAGAACAGGGAACTCAAGAAGGAGGAGGTGGACAGGATCGCCCTCATCGCCCCGCAGGCGACGATCAATATCATCAGGAACTACCTGGTCTTCGACAAGAAGGGCGTCGAGATCCCGAAACTCCTCCACGGCGTCGTCAAGTGCCCGAACCCGGGCTGCATCTCGAACACGAACGAACCCATCCAGAGCAGGTTCGAGGTGACGAAGAAGGGCCTCCACTGCCTGTACTGCGACTGGTACCTCACCGAGGACATCGCCGGGCATATTATCTGA
- a CDS encoding TasA family protein — MKSRVLYGVMGIALVALFIGGGTYAYFSDTETSEGNVFSAGTLNLTVESDGTLPFAFDNLKPGDMGVLADPWRINNTGTIAGNLTITCGKIINNENGLTEPEESVDSTGGVLEGELGVNLTVAFWVDSNADNTWNAGDYCLYANGDKVDYNSGDALPDDAFTPLNEYSEKSWANLATIAAGETAGTFHVEYDLPWETGNEVQSDTCTFDLIFKLEQART, encoded by the coding sequence ATGAAATCAAGAGTATTGTACGGAGTCATGGGCATAGCCCTGGTGGCGCTCTTCATCGGCGGCGGCACCTATGCGTACTTTAGCGACACAGAAACGAGCGAGGGGAACGTCTTCAGCGCCGGGACGCTGAACCTCACCGTCGAAAGCGACGGCACCCTGCCGTTTGCCTTCGACAACCTGAAACCAGGGGACATGGGAGTCCTGGCAGACCCCTGGCGGATCAACAACACCGGCACCATCGCCGGGAACCTCACCATCACGTGCGGGAAGATCATCAACAACGAGAACGGGCTGACAGAGCCTGAAGAGAGTGTGGACTCCACTGGCGGCGTGCTTGAAGGCGAGCTCGGCGTAAACCTCACGGTGGCGTTCTGGGTCGACAGCAATGCTGACAACACCTGGAATGCAGGGGACTATTGCCTCTATGCAAATGGAGACAAGGTAGATTACAACAGCGGTGACGCGCTTCCCGACGATGCCTTCACACCCCTGAACGAGTACAGCGAAAAGAGCTGGGCCAACCTGGCGACCATCGCCGCAGGAGAGACGGCAGGCACCTTCCATGTGGAGTATGACCTCCCCTGGGAGACCGGGAACGAGGTCCAGAGCGACACCTGCACCTTCGACCTCATCTTCAAGCTTGAACAGGCACGCACGTAA
- the pyrB gene encoding aspartate carbamoyltransferase — protein sequence MRHIISIKEFEKEEIDALLDRTRAIDAGNYDRHALEDRILGVLFFEPSTRTRMSFEAAMARLGGKSIDMGGVEVSSVVKGETLADTVRVVSGYADAIVLRHPKEGAARLATEFSSVPVINAGDGAGQHPSQTLIDLYTIRQAMPLDGIDVGLLGDLRYGRTAHSLAYALTNYDVTIHTLAPESLEMPPNVIGNLRDRGVEVVEHTNIAEFTRGLDVMYVTRIQRERFPDMASYYAVASSYRVTPELLAGARERMIVLHPLPRVDEIDPGVDALPHARYFQQARNGIPIRMALLLEVMG from the coding sequence ATGCGGCACATCATCTCGATCAAGGAGTTTGAAAAGGAGGAGATCGACGCCCTTCTCGACCGCACCCGGGCGATCGATGCAGGGAACTATGACCGGCACGCCCTGGAGGACCGGATCCTCGGGGTGCTCTTCTTCGAACCTTCGACCCGGACGCGGATGTCTTTCGAGGCGGCGATGGCCCGTCTCGGCGGGAAGTCCATAGACATGGGGGGCGTGGAGGTGAGTTCGGTCGTCAAGGGCGAGACCCTTGCCGACACGGTACGGGTGGTGAGCGGGTACGCGGACGCGATCGTGCTCCGCCACCCGAAGGAAGGGGCAGCGAGACTCGCCACCGAGTTCTCCTCGGTCCCGGTGATCAATGCCGGGGACGGTGCCGGCCAGCACCCGTCCCAGACTCTCATCGACCTGTACACGATCAGGCAGGCGATGCCCCTGGACGGGATCGATGTCGGCCTCCTCGGCGACCTGCGGTACGGGCGGACGGCCCACTCCCTGGCGTACGCCCTGACGAACTACGACGTCACCATCCACACTCTCGCCCCGGAGAGCCTGGAGATGCCCCCGAATGTCATCGGGAACCTCCGCGACCGCGGGGTCGAGGTGGTGGAGCACACCAATATCGCGGAGTTCACGCGGGGCCTGGACGTGATGTACGTGACCAGGATCCAGCGCGAGCGCTTCCCTGACATGGCCTCGTACTACGCGGTCGCTTCGAGCTACCGGGTGACCCCCGAACTCCTGGCAGGCGCCCGCGAGAGGATGATCGTCCTCCACCCCCTGCCCAGGGTGGACGAGATCGATCCCGGGGTGGACGCCCTGCCCCATGCCCGCTACTTCCAGCAGGCGAGGAACGGCATCCCGATCAGGATGGCCCTCCTCCTGGAGGTGATGGGATGA
- a CDS encoding RNase P subunit p30 family protein translates to MAYTDACVHPYPDGDTTLPRMALEARDCGFDRIVSTSGNGEFFGVRVIPGIVIAAAHVRDLTRGVRRAPAGALVMVEAGEEGFNRSAVSLGGVHVLRGLSHAGKHAFDHVAARTAAENGVAIEIDLAPVISLRGRERQRVFQRYADVLVLQRHYGFPLTVASNARSVLDLRSVREAVGLCSLFGMEEAETLSALSSVDRLMERPEPVQVVG, encoded by the coding sequence ATGGCGTACACCGATGCCTGCGTGCATCCCTATCCTGACGGCGACACGACCCTCCCTCGCATGGCCCTCGAAGCACGGGACTGCGGTTTTGACCGGATCGTTTCGACCAGCGGGAACGGTGAGTTCTTTGGCGTGCGGGTGATCCCGGGCATCGTGATCGCGGCAGCACATGTCAGGGACCTGACGCGGGGAGTGCGCCGCGCCCCTGCCGGGGCTCTTGTGATGGTCGAAGCAGGTGAAGAAGGCTTCAACAGGTCGGCCGTTTCCCTCGGCGGGGTCCACGTGCTGAGGGGTCTTAGCCATGCCGGAAAACACGCTTTCGACCACGTCGCCGCCCGGACCGCTGCTGAAAACGGCGTCGCCATCGAGATCGACCTTGCGCCGGTCATATCCCTGCGGGGCCGGGAGAGGCAGAGGGTGTTCCAGCGTTACGCGGACGTCCTCGTCCTCCAGCGCCACTACGGCTTTCCCCTCACCGTTGCAAGCAATGCCAGGTCTGTCCTCGACCTTCGGAGCGTGCGCGAGGCCGTCGGCCTCTGCTCCCTCTTCGGGATGGAGGAGGCCGAAACCCTTTCCGCCCTCTCGTCCGTCGACAGGTTGATGGAACGCCCCGAACCTGTGCAGGTGGTCGGATGA
- the moaC gene encoding cyclic pyranopterin monophosphate synthase MoaC — protein sequence MVEFTHIADDRARMVDVSDKPDVVREAVAEGRIYLREETLAAIRDGTVIKGNVLATARVAATMAVKDASRIIPMCHPLALGGVETDFEEGEDCIIARVRVRSYGKTGVEMDALTGVSVALLTVWDMVKSAEKDENGQYPVTRIEGIRVVEKKKGAA from the coding sequence ATGGTTGAATTCACCCATATCGCGGACGACCGCGCCCGCATGGTCGACGTCTCCGACAAGCCCGATGTCGTGCGGGAAGCGGTCGCGGAGGGCCGGATCTACCTGCGGGAGGAGACTCTTGCGGCGATCCGTGACGGGACCGTCATCAAAGGCAATGTCCTGGCCACGGCGCGGGTCGCCGCCACCATGGCGGTGAAGGACGCCTCCCGCATCATCCCGATGTGCCACCCCCTCGCCCTCGGCGGCGTGGAGACCGACTTCGAGGAAGGGGAGGACTGCATCATAGCACGGGTCAGGGTCCGCTCGTACGGCAAGACCGGCGTCGAGATGGACGCCCTCACCGGCGTCTCTGTCGCGCTCCTCACTGTCTGGGACATGGTGAAGTCCGCGGAGAAGGACGAGAACGGGCAGTACCCTGTAACCAGGATCGAGGGGATCCGGGTCGTCGAGAAGAAGAAGGGCGCGGCGTGA